A stretch of Ciconia boyciana chromosome 36, ASM3463844v1, whole genome shotgun sequence DNA encodes these proteins:
- the ATXN2L gene encoding LOW QUALITY PROTEIN: ataxin-2-like protein (The sequence of the model RefSeq protein was modified relative to this genomic sequence to represent the inferred CDS: substituted 1 base at 1 genomic stop codon), which yields MAGVGGPGDPESGCRGQSTEGPPSAGVYNNSRMLHVLTASVGSTCEVKVRSGSTFEGIFKTLSSKFEVALDAVHRRPPEPPGGGPRREDIVDTMIFRPADLVLLRFCNVDFAYATKDKFTDSAIAMSLKLNGEHKEKVLQRWEGGDGASDDYDLESDMSNGWDPNEMFKFNEENYGVKTTYDSSLASYTVPLEKENSEAFRAREARAAALAREIESSPHYHQRLAMEEEEGRGEEERHGGGGGPRHPPAPAPAPSGRDSPAAAPPRENKYPPSPAGAGGGLRCGSSRRGTPAEPWRPPDPGPLQNPGKGGLQTEQQRSQLEELRKFGAQFKQRPGAPEPFPRGAEPRGEGEGAEGPEAEGAEERGGGPATPPGTPPGKGEGEEKEEGPVAEQVKRSTLNPHAKEFNPSKPLLAVNKAAAAATPTSPGPRAPSSPALGVRAAAGQGGGPLYGPHYISYIPSSTXAPPRPGPQMYPYPVSGSQQGKYRGRRGSLPPPRSEQHPPPPPPPGAGGGRRPPGGGRPYSSYISYGPQQFGGSPPRAAPPHYPSQYPPPSSRPPDPLR from the exons atggcgggggtggggggcccgGGGGACCCCGAATCCGGCTGCAG GGGTCAGAGCACGGAAGGGCCCCCAAGTGCCG GGGTTTACAACAACTCCCGCATGCTGCACGTGCTGACGGCCAGCGTG GGCTCCACCTGCGAGGTGAAGGTGAGGAGCGGCAGCACCTTCGAGGGCATCTTCAAGACCCTCAGCTCCAAG tTCGAGGTGGCCCTGGACGCCGTCCACCGCCGCCCCCCGGAGCCGCCCGGGGGGGGCCCGCGCCGCGAGGACATCGTGGACACCATGATCTTCCGCCCCGCCGACCTCGTCCTCCTGCGCTTCTGCAACGTCGACTTCGCCTACGCCACCAAAG ataAATTCACCGATTCGGCCATCGCCATGAGCTTGAAGCTGAACGGGGAGCACAAGGAGAAGGTGCTGCAGCGCTGGGAGGGCGGCGACGGCGCCAGCGACGACTACGACCTGGAGTCCGACATg TCCAACGGGTGGGACCCCAACGAGATGTTCAAGTTCAACGAGGAGAACTACGGCGTGAAGACGACGTACGACAGCAGCCTGGCCTCCTACAC gGTGCCGCTGGAGAAGGAGAACTCGGAGGCGTTCCGGGCGCGGgaggcgcgggcggcggcgctggcgcGGGAGATCGAGTCCAGCCCCCACTACCACCAGCGCCTGgccatggaggaggaggaggggcgCGGCGAGGAAGAgcggcacggggggggggggggcccgcggcaccccccggcccccgcccccgccccttCCGGCCGGGACAGCCCGGCCGCGGCTCCCCCGCG GGAGAACAAgtaccccccctccccagcggGTGCGGGGGGCGGCCTCCGCTGCGGCTCCTCCCGGAGGGG GACGCCGGCAGAGCCCTGGAGGCCCCCGGACCCCGGACCCCTCCAAAACCCCGGGAAAG gcggGCTGCAGACGGAGCAGCAGCGCAgtcagctggaggagctgcgcAAGTTCGGGGCCCAGTTTAAg cagcgccccggagccccggagcccTTCCCCCGGGGTGCGGAGCCccgaggggagggggagggcgcCGAGGGCCCCGAGGCCGAGGGGGCGGaggagagggggggggggcccgccacccccccggggacccccccgggcaAAGGcgagggggaggagaaggaggaggggcCGGTGGCCGA GCAGGTGAAGCGCTCGACGCTGAACCCCCACGCCAAGGAGTTCAACCCCTCCAAGCCGCTGCTGGCCGTG aacaaagccgccgccgccgccacccccaCCTCGCCGGGACCCCgcgccccctcctcccccgccctGGGGGTGCGGGCGGCCGCCGGGCAGGGGGGGGGGCCCCTCTACGGCCCCCACTACATCTCCTACATCCCCAGCTCCACATGAGCCCCGCCCCGTCCAG gcCCCCAGATGTACCCCTACCCCGTCTCCGGCTCGCAGCAAGGCAAATACCGGGGGCGAAG AGGCtcgctcccgccgccgcgctcggAGCAGCACCCTCCCCCGCCTCCGCCCCCTGGTGcaggcggcggccgccggcccccAGGTGGCGGCCGCCCCTACTCCTCCTACATCTCCTACGGGCCCCAGCAGTTCGGGGGCAGCCCCCCTCGTGCAGCCCCTCCCCACTACCCCTCACAG TACCCCCCGCCGAGCAGCCGCCCCCCAGACCCTCTACGGTGA